A part of Thalassophryne amazonica chromosome 3, fThaAma1.1, whole genome shotgun sequence genomic DNA contains:
- the LOC117507715 gene encoding LOW QUALITY PROTEIN: protein SSUH2 homolog (The sequence of the model RefSeq protein was modified relative to this genomic sequence to represent the inferred CDS: deleted 1 base in 1 codon): MFVPLFFCALFFCPVLFIIWFLSGAPDPNIPEQGPTAPPPGWLDTIHGYQDHKEGEHESPLYPPPSTHQPQREHDKNTSVPNVRVHTVSEAVAREALIKFAESKWKYSSKPARELTFTDLKPITVYRYRLETFTETRTSAWHFEPYNGQQVDGPQYGPSPPPWDIPVMIPQQFADVAAKARVPHSSVVKRCHQCDGRGRTRCQNCGGHGRRICGLCHGRGRRDHGRCFTCQGRVPGYVLLVKAQASGYAAVVKAARICCISSSSLEPFKYLQRGLFFAGGTHMSDYIPDRQHDFPNEKFKTVKGDPFFINEGQLVYPIKGFPDQEICDISAKLINEHINNYSSTSRIVSQRQVIELVPMTDAHYSYSGRDYNFYVYGMENEVYAAHYPTACSIL; the protein is encoded by the exons GTGCTCCTGATCCAAACATACCAGAGCAGGGACCAACAGCGCCACCTCCTGGATGGTTAGATACTATACATGGCTACCAAGACCACAAAGAAGGAG AGCATGAAAGCCCGTTATACCCACCTCCATCCACCCATCAGCCTCAGCGTGAGCATGACAAGAATACCTCAGTGCCCAATGTCAG AGTTCACACAGTGTCAGAGGCTGTGGCCAGAGAGGCTCTGATCAAGTTTGCAGAATCCAAATGGAAGTACAGTTCCAAACCTGCCAGGGAGCTGACCTTCACTGACCTCAAACCCATCACTGTGTACCGG TACCGATTGGAGACCTTCACTGAGACCAGAACCAGTGCCTGGCATTTCGAACCCTACAATG gacagcaggttgatGGTCCTCAGTATGGTCCGAGCCCACCACCATGGGACATCCCGGTGATGATACCACAGCAATTCGCTGATGTGGCAGCGAAGGCCCGCGTGCCGCATTCTTCTGTCGTAAAG AGGTGTCACCAGTGTGACGGCAGAGGGCGAACGCGCTGTCAAAACTGTGGTGGTCACGGCAGA AGAATTTGCGGTCTCTGCCACGGTCGTGGCCGGAGAGACCATGGCCGCTGCTTCACGTGCCAAGGCCGGGTTCCAGGCT ATGTTCTTCTTGTCAAGGCACAGGCATCAGGATATGCAGCGGTTGTCAAGGCAGCCAGAATCTGCTGCATTTCATCCAGCTCACTG GAGCCTTTTAAATATCTACAGCGGGGTCTGTTTTTTGCAGGAGGAACCCATATGTCTGACTACATTCCGGACCGCCAGCATGATTTCCCG AATGAGAAATTTAAGACGGTGAAAGGAGACCCTTTCTTCATCAATGAGGGCCAGCTG GTCTACCCGATCAAGGGATTTCCCGATCAGGAGATCTGTGACATTTCTGCAAAGCTGATTAACGAACACATTAACAACTACAGCTCCACCAGTCGCATCGTATCCCAG CGTCAGGTGATCGAGCTGGTGCCCATGACTGACGCTCATTACTCGTACAGTGGACGAGATTATAACTTCTACGTGTATGGAATGGAGAATGAAGTCTACGCAGCCCATTATCCAACTGCATGTTCTATTTTATAA